A genomic stretch from Nocardia wallacei includes:
- a CDS encoding phosphoglyceromutase has translation MTYTLVLLRHGESEWNALNLFTGWVDVRLTDKGMAEGKRAGELLAEHGILPDIVFTSLLRRAISTANLALDAADRHWIPVVRDWRLNERHYGALQGKNKAQIRDQYGDEQFMLWRRSYDTPPPPIEPGSEYSQDGDPRYAGTAVPETECLQDVVARMVPYWESTISKELVAGRTVLVAAHGNSLRALVKHLDGISDDDIAGLNIPTGIPLRYELDENLRPVGPSEYLDPEAAAAGAAAVANQGGK, from the coding sequence ATGACGTACACCCTCGTGCTGCTGCGCCACGGCGAAAGCGAATGGAACGCCCTGAACCTGTTCACCGGCTGGGTGGACGTTCGCCTCACCGACAAGGGCATGGCCGAGGGCAAGCGCGCCGGCGAACTGCTGGCCGAGCACGGGATCCTGCCCGACATCGTCTTCACCTCCCTGCTCCGCCGCGCGATCAGCACCGCCAACCTCGCCCTCGACGCCGCCGACCGCCACTGGATCCCGGTGGTCCGCGACTGGCGCCTCAACGAGCGCCACTACGGCGCGCTGCAGGGCAAGAACAAGGCGCAGATCCGCGACCAGTACGGCGACGAACAGTTCATGCTGTGGCGTCGCAGCTACGACACCCCGCCGCCGCCGATCGAGCCGGGCAGCGAGTACAGCCAGGACGGCGACCCCCGCTACGCCGGAACCGCCGTCCCGGAGACGGAGTGCCTGCAGGACGTCGTCGCCCGCATGGTCCCGTACTGGGAGTCCACCATCTCCAAGGAACTGGTCGCGGGCAGGACCGTTCTCGTTGCCGCACACGGCAATTCACTGCGCGCCCTGGTCAAGCACCTGGACGGCATCTCCGACGACGATATCGCGGGCCTGAACATCCCCACCGGCATCCCGCTGCGCTACGAACTCGACGAGAACCTCCGCCCGGTCGGGCCCAGCGAATACCTCGACCCGGAGGCGGCCGCCGCGGGGGCCGCCGCGGTTGCCAACCAGGGCGGGAAGTAA
- a CDS encoding DUF4287 domain-containing protein: protein MSATPQSAVKGPASYFPSIEKKYGRPVEEWLELILGSELTGHMELVAWLKSAYGLGHGHANALVAHVRSA, encoded by the coding sequence ATGAGCGCAACACCGCAGTCCGCCGTCAAGGGTCCGGCCTCGTACTTCCCGTCCATCGAGAAGAAGTACGGGCGTCCCGTCGAGGAGTGGCTGGAGCTGATTCTCGGGTCGGAGCTGACCGGGCACATGGAGTTGGTGGCCTGGCTGAAGAGCGCGTACGGGCTCGGGCACGGACATGCGAACGCGCTGGTGGCGCATGTTCGTTCGGCCTGA